In Gracilibacillus salitolerans, the sequence TTGTTATTTTAGCTCAATTGTGAATTAGCGTGCAAGCACAGTCTAATGATTGGTAATATATTGTGATTAGTTTTTTCTAATTTAGTTTGTGATGGACAGAATTATTTATTTTTGCGTAGTTGTGTCTTTCATTTGGTTTATGAAAGACACTTTTTTGTGATTTACTCTATTTTTGTCCTTCATCAAGCTTATGATAGACACTTTTTTGTGATTTGCTCTATTTTTGTCCTTCATCCTTCTTTTAAGACAAAGGGGACAGCACGTAAGCATGCTGCCCCTCTAAATCATCCTACATAATCTAAATATTTATCATCTTTAATTACTTCATCAATCGTACCGCCGCCTAAGCAGACTTCATCTTGGTAAAAGACGACTGCTTGTCCTGGTGTAATCGCACGTTCTGGATTATCGAATACTACTTTTGCAGTACCATCTTCATTAGGATATACAGTTACCCCATTGTCATTTTGACGGTAACGGAATTTTGCCGTAGAATGGAAGGCTTCTGTCGGCACTTCATTAATCCAGTTGATATCTGTTGCGATCAATGCATCAGAATATAAGGCATCATTATGGTAATCTGCTCCAACATAAAGTACATTGTCTTCCAGATTCTTTCCAACTACAAACCACGGACCGCCTGGACCACCGATGCCAAGTCCTTGACGTTGGCCAATCGTGTAATACATCAGACCATCATGCTCACCTTTTACTTCTCCGTCCAGTGTCATGATTTTGCCTGGTTGCGCCGGTAAATATTCACTGAGAAATTCTTTGAAATTTCGTTCCCCAATAAAGCAGATTCCGGTACTGTCTCTTTTGTTCGCTGTAGCTAGTCCATTTTCTTTGGCAATGCGACGTACTTCTGTCTTTGGTAAGTGCCCTAATGGGAACATGACTTTTCTTAACACATCTTCTGATAATTGATTCAAGAAGTATGTTTGATCTTTATTATCATCCACACCGCGTAACATTTCCGCACGATCACCATCATGTCTCACTTGCGCATAGTGTCCTGTTGCTACATAATCTGCACCAAGTGAAAGGGCATGATCTAGAAATGCTTTGAATTTAATTTCTTTATTACACATCACATCAGGATTTGGTGTTCTACCTGCTTTATATTCATCCAAAAAGTATGTAAACACTTTATCCCAGTATTGTTTTTCAAAGTTGACGGCATAGTATGGGATATCGAGTTGATTACATACACGCACAACATCATCGAAATCTTCCGTTGCAGTACATACACCAAATTCATCCGTATCATCCCAGTTTTTCATAAAGATACCGACAACATCATAGCCTTGTTCTTTTAACAAAAGGGCTGTCACAGATGAATCAACACCACCACTCATACCGACGATCACACGTGTATCTTCATTTTTTTTCATTGCTTTTTCACCACCTTAGGTTGTCAGTCTTGTGACGATTTTCGCCACTTTCTCTGCTGCCTCTGTTACATTTTCCTGATTATTCGCAAGTCCGAAACTGAAACGAATCGAATTGGTCGTGCAGCTACTATTTTCAGTAAACATCGCGCTTAACACATGAGAAGGTTCTACTGATCCTGCTGTACAAGCACTTCCGCTAGAAGCTGCAACACCACTCAAATCAAAATTGGTTAACAAGGCTTCCACATTGGTTCCAGGGAAACTTACATTTATTATGTTTGGTACGCGTTCGCTTTTTTCCCCGTTTATCGAAAAGTCGATACCTTGATCACGAAGCATTTGCAAAAAGCGATCACGATAATCCTGATATTCTTGATATCGTTGTTCCCGTTCAGTCAATGCAAGTTGAATTGCTTCCGTGAAGCCGGCAATTGCAGCAACATTTTCCGTCCCTGGGCGACGTTTACGCTCTTGTTCTCCCCCATGCTGTAAGGCTTGTAACGTTACACCCGGATGAACATATAAAAAACCTAAACCTTTGGGACCGTTTATTTTATGAGAAGAAACGGTTAACAAATCAACCTTAAGTTCTCCAACTTTTATTGGTAACATACCATAAGCTTGAACGGCATCTGTATGAAAATAGGTTTGGTGTTCCTCTAGCAATTCACCAATCGCTGCAATCGGCTGGATCACTCCTGTTTCATTGTTAACCATCATTACTGTCACAAGAATCGTATCGTCACGTAAAGCATTTTTCAATTGTTGTAGCTCAACTTCACCATGTTCATTTACATCTAAATAAGTTACTTCAAACCCTTGCTTCTCAAGGTTCTCTACCGTGTGTAATGTCGCATGGTGCTCGATTTTTGTTGTGATAATATGCTTTCCTTTTGCTTGATTGGCAAGCGCAACTCCGGTTATGGCGATATTGTCCGCTTCTGTTCCACCGCTTGTAAAAACAATATCCTTATCGGAAGCATGGATAGATTGCGCTGCAACCGAACGTGCTTTATCTAAAATCTGCCTTGCTTTTCGGCCAAATGAATGAATACTAGATGGATTACCGAAATTCTTTTGTAAGCTTTCTGTCATCGCTTCGGCAACTTTTGGGTGTACCGGAGTTGTCGCCGCATGATCTAAATAGATAGCTTTCATTACTTTCAACTCTTTTCTCTAAATGTAGAACATATAAGGATCCTGTACGCCTTTTTCCCCGTAAGTGGATAAGTCCTCTAAAGTGGTTGTATCGAGTACATCTTTCACTGCGTCACGAATTCTGATCCAAAGCTCTTGTTTGGCTGGCTCTTCCTGTTCAATTCCCTCAACCGGTGTTATTGGTCCTTCTAAAATTCTGATAATATCACCAGCTGTTATCTCATTTGGTTCTTTTGCCAGTATATATCCACCATATGCGCCGCGAATACTTTTTACTAAACTCGCATTTCTTAACGGGGCAACTAATTGTTCTAAATAGTGTTCCGATAAATTATTTTCTTTGGCTATACTTTTTAACGACATCGGACCATTGCCATTATTTTTTGCCAGTTCAATCATAATCGTTAATCCATATCTCCCTTTAGTAGATATCTTCATTGTTCCACCTCATTTTTCCCCTTCAAAATATCTATATACAATGTTCGTCATTAGTTGTTATTATAGCATGAATGATATACTAATTGCAGAACAATTCATAGCAGGTTACTTGCACTATAGACATGTATAAAATTATTATTGATTATAGAGTATTAAGAAACTAAACGCACGCTAGTACGATAAGCCAAGTTTTTCTAATCATTACATACTTGCCTATATTAAGAAAGCAGAAAAAAAATGTCAAGTTGCTTGCTCTTGATCAGATAGAAAGGATGTTACAATGGCGAATCAACCACTTGCTTTTCGAATGCGACCAAAAAATATAGATGAAGTAATCGGACAACAACATTTAGTCGGAGAAGGTCAGATGATCAGAAGAATGGTCAATGCAAACCGTCTCCATTCCATGGTATGTTACGGACCACCTGGTACAGGGAAAACTTCCATGGCAATCGGAATTGCTAATAGTTTAAACATTCGCTATAAACTGTTGAATGCGGCAACCGATAGAAAAAAAGATATGCAAATTGCTGTAGAAGAAGCAAAAATGTCTGGACAGCTCGTTGTCATATTAGATGAGGTACATCGACTTGATAAAGCAAAACAAGACTTTCTATTACCACATGTTGAGTCGAATTTGATTACATTAATCGGTTGTACGACAGCCAACCCTTATCATTCAATTAACCCTGCAATCCGAAGTCGTTCTCATATTTTTGAACTCTTTCGCTTGGAACCTTCTAATATTATCGAAGCATTAGACCGTGCAATTGCGGATGAAGAAAATGGTTTAGGTGAGTTGCCACTTGTTGTCGAGCAGGCAGCGAAAGAACATTTTGCTAATGCCTGTAATGGTGACTTGCGTGCAGCTTTAAACGGACTCGAACTGGCTGCTTACTCTACCCCTCGTGACGATGATCAAATCGTAATTGATTTAGCAAATGCTGAAGCTTGTATGCAAAAAAAGAGTTTCTCCCATGACAAAGGAGGAGATGCCCATTATGACGTGTTATCAGCTTTTCAAAAATCAATCCGCGGCAGTGATGTCGATGCCGCATTACATTATTTAGGAAGATTGATTGAGGCTGGCGACTTAGAAAGTATAGCGCGGAGAATGCTGGTGTGTGCATATGAAGATATCGGACTTGCGAATCCTCATGCTGGTCCAAGAGCTTTAGCAGCAGTAGAGACCGCTGAGCGTGTCGGCTTTCCTGAGGCACGTATTCCTTTATCCGTAGCCATAGTCGAGTTATGCTTATCTCCTAAGTCAAATAGTGCTTATTCAGCACTGGACGCAGCACTTGCAGATATTCGTAATGGTGATACAGGAGAAATACCTCCCCACTTAAAAGATGCACATTATAAAGGCGCTGCATCACTTGGCCGTGGAATAGATTATAAATATCCACATGCCTATGATAGTGGTTGGGTAAAACAGCAATATTTGCCTGATAAAATCAAGCATAAACAATACTATCACCCTAAGAATACCGGTAAGTTTGAAAAAAATTTACAACAAATATATCAAAAGTTGAAAAAATAGTGTTTAATTCACTCCTTTTCTGGTCAGAATAGCAAATAAGTTAATCTATTCGTACGATTATCAATCTATTAGAAAAGTGCAAAGACATTTCTGTTTTAGTTAACTATCTATTTAAAAAAATGACAGAATCAAACAAGGAGTGAACATACATGGCGAAAGTACGTCAAGATGCATGGTCACATGAAGATGACCTATTATTAGCAGAAACAGTATTACGACATATTCGGGAAGGGAGTACGCAACTAAAGGCTTTTGATGAAGTAGGCGATCAATTAAATCGCACTTCTGCTGCCTGTGGATTCAGATGGAATGCCGAAGTACGACAAAACTATGAACAAGCTGTTCAAATTGCGAAAAAACAACGAAAAGATAGAAAAAGAGCACTTGCAAATCAAAATAATGTTTATACACCACCTACGCCAAATGTGCAAACTAGTCCTAATGTACAAACTAGTCAAGAAGAAAATGAGACAAATAGAACGATTGAAGAAGAAGTATATTCCATGTTGAATTGGAATTCTAATCGTAAACAAACTCAACCCCAAACTCAAGCTACTCCTGCTTCCGAGTCATATCAGGAAGAATACAGTATAGATCTTGATCAAGTTATTAGATATTTGCAATATCTGAAGAAAGAGCAAAAACTAGCACAATCTTCAAAAGCCAGC encodes:
- a CDS encoding RsfA family transcriptional regulator translates to MAKVRQDAWSHEDDLLLAETVLRHIREGSTQLKAFDEVGDQLNRTSAACGFRWNAEVRQNYEQAVQIAKKQRKDRKRALANQNNVYTPPTPNVQTSPNVQTSQEENETNRTIEEEVYSMLNWNSNRKQTQPQTQATPASESYQEEYSIDLDQVIRYLQYLKKEQKLAQSSKASHQKLVQENEQLQNQLELEQKRVKELENELQTMKEDYQAFMQIVERARKMVVFEEEESRPIPKFRMDKNGNLEQVAK
- the cymR gene encoding cysteine metabolism transcriptional regulator CymR is translated as MKISTKGRYGLTIMIELAKNNGNGPMSLKSIAKENNLSEHYLEQLVAPLRNASLVKSIRGAYGGYILAKEPNEITAGDIIRILEGPITPVEGIEQEEPAKQELWIRIRDAVKDVLDTTTLEDLSTYGEKGVQDPYMFYI
- the mnmA gene encoding tRNA 2-thiouridine(34) synthase MnmA, producing MKKNEDTRVIVGMSGGVDSSVTALLLKEQGYDVVGIFMKNWDDTDEFGVCTATEDFDDVVRVCNQLDIPYYAVNFEKQYWDKVFTYFLDEYKAGRTPNPDVMCNKEIKFKAFLDHALSLGADYVATGHYAQVRHDGDRAEMLRGVDDNKDQTYFLNQLSEDVLRKVMFPLGHLPKTEVRRIAKENGLATANKRDSTGICFIGERNFKEFLSEYLPAQPGKIMTLDGEVKGEHDGLMYYTIGQRQGLGIGGPGGPWFVVGKNLEDNVLYVGADYHNDALYSDALIATDINWINEVPTEAFHSTAKFRYRQNDNGVTVYPNEDGTAKVVFDNPERAITPGQAVVFYQDEVCLGGGTIDEVIKDDKYLDYVG
- a CDS encoding cysteine desulfurase family protein; protein product: MKAIYLDHAATTPVHPKVAEAMTESLQKNFGNPSSIHSFGRKARQILDKARSVAAQSIHASDKDIVFTSGGTEADNIAITGVALANQAKGKHIITTKIEHHATLHTVENLEKQGFEVTYLDVNEHGEVELQQLKNALRDDTILVTVMMVNNETGVIQPIAAIGELLEEHQTYFHTDAVQAYGMLPIKVGELKVDLLTVSSHKINGPKGLGFLYVHPGVTLQALQHGGEQERKRRPGTENVAAIAGFTEAIQLALTEREQRYQEYQDYRDRFLQMLRDQGIDFSINGEKSERVPNIINVSFPGTNVEALLTNFDLSGVAASSGSACTAGSVEPSHVLSAMFTENSSCTTNSIRFSFGLANNQENVTEAAEKVAKIVTRLTT
- a CDS encoding replication-associated recombination protein A; translated protein: MANQPLAFRMRPKNIDEVIGQQHLVGEGQMIRRMVNANRLHSMVCYGPPGTGKTSMAIGIANSLNIRYKLLNAATDRKKDMQIAVEEAKMSGQLVVILDEVHRLDKAKQDFLLPHVESNLITLIGCTTANPYHSINPAIRSRSHIFELFRLEPSNIIEALDRAIADEENGLGELPLVVEQAAKEHFANACNGDLRAALNGLELAAYSTPRDDDQIVIDLANAEACMQKKSFSHDKGGDAHYDVLSAFQKSIRGSDVDAALHYLGRLIEAGDLESIARRMLVCAYEDIGLANPHAGPRALAAVETAERVGFPEARIPLSVAIVELCLSPKSNSAYSALDAALADIRNGDTGEIPPHLKDAHYKGAASLGRGIDYKYPHAYDSGWVKQQYLPDKIKHKQYYHPKNTGKFEKNLQQIYQKLKK